One window from the genome of Breoghania sp. L-A4 encodes:
- a CDS encoding HAD family hydrolase, translated as MSARSAPLSVIGFDADDTLWENEQFFRLTEDRFTRLLADFAEADHLSERLLAAERRNLTHYGFGIKGFTLSMIETAIEVTGGRVPSHVLGKILDAGREMLSHPVEPLPHAHDVLKRLTEVYRLVLITKGDLFDQERKLAQSGLGDFFDAVEIVSDKQVVTYERIFSQHGEGAERAMMVGNSLKSDVVPALRAGSWGVYVPHALTWSLEHEEAPRAAPRFREIPHLGELEVLLQGIG; from the coding sequence ATGTCTGCGCGCTCCGCCCCGCTTTCCGTCATCGGCTTCGATGCCGACGACACGCTTTGGGAAAACGAGCAGTTCTTCCGCCTGACCGAGGACCGGTTCACGAGGCTTCTGGCGGATTTCGCCGAGGCCGACCACCTGTCCGAGCGGCTGCTGGCGGCGGAGCGGCGCAATCTCACGCACTACGGCTTCGGCATCAAGGGGTTCACCCTGTCGATGATCGAGACGGCCATCGAGGTGACCGGCGGACGGGTGCCGTCCCACGTGCTGGGAAAGATCCTGGACGCGGGGCGCGAGATGCTCAGCCATCCGGTCGAGCCGTTGCCGCATGCGCATGACGTGCTCAAGCGGTTGACGGAGGTCTACCGGCTGGTTCTGATCACCAAGGGCGATCTGTTCGACCAGGAACGCAAGCTCGCGCAGTCCGGGCTGGGCGACTTCTTCGATGCGGTCGAGATCGTCTCGGACAAGCAGGTCGTCACCTACGAGCGGATCTTCAGCCAGCACGGCGAGGGTGCCGAGCGCGCCATGATGGTGGGCAATTCGCTCAAGTCGGACGTGGTGCCCGCCCTTCGCGCCGGAAGCTGGGGCGTGTATGTGCCGCATGCGCTCACCTGGTCGCTGGAACACGAGGAGGCGCCGCGCGCCGCGCCGCGGTTCCGCGAGATCCCGCATTTGGGCGAACTGGAAGTATTGCTCCAGGGGATCGGGTAG
- a CDS encoding quinoprotein dehydrogenase-associated SoxYZ-like carrier, translating to MPIAMQADFRDGRTVKSVTFIVDENPVPVAAVFSIGEGRQKLKLATRMRLNRETDVRAVVETSDGQLYMAQRFVKFAGGQAACSAPPTGDAASIAASMGKMELALEEPATNATQLRPGATLTINHPNHSGMVLDQISLLYIPLRTVEEVEVRQGDDLVFSMQGSMTLSQDPQVTFDYRTNGADALHVHVTDTDGAAWDQDFAIGHGS from the coding sequence GTGCCCATCGCCATGCAGGCGGATTTCCGCGATGGCCGCACCGTCAAATCCGTGACTTTCATCGTCGACGAAAACCCGGTGCCGGTGGCCGCCGTGTTTTCCATCGGCGAGGGCCGGCAGAAACTCAAGCTGGCGACCCGCATGCGGCTGAACCGGGAAACGGATGTGCGCGCGGTTGTCGAGACCAGCGACGGCCAGCTCTACATGGCGCAGCGCTTTGTGAAATTCGCCGGCGGCCAGGCCGCCTGCTCCGCCCCGCCGACAGGCGATGCGGCGTCGATTGCCGCCTCCATGGGCAAGATGGAGCTGGCGCTCGAGGAGCCCGCAACCAACGCCACCCAGCTTCGCCCCGGCGCCACGCTGACCATCAATCACCCCAATCATTCCGGCATGGTGCTCGACCAGATCAGCCTGCTCTACATCCCCCTGCGCACCGTCGAGGAGGTGGAAGTCCGCCAGGGCGATGATCTGGTGTTTTCCATGCAGGGCTCCATGACCCTGTCGCAGGACCCGCAAGTGACCTTCGACTACCGCACCAACGGCGCGGACGCCTTGCACGTTCACGTCACCGACACCGACGGTGCGGCCTGGGACCAGGATTTCGCCATAGGGCACGGGAGCTGA
- a CDS encoding cation:proton antiporter has translation MLHEPFFALNSYHVALAVIGVIVIVARWLPRLISKREPASAPLMILFGAGAAMLIPGMPTLPDPRQTPLPWELVSELTVIVALFGAGMRIDRLRPWKRWIGTFRMLAIAMPLTILSVALLGIGLVGMTAAGAILLGAVLAPTDPVLAADVQVGPPHEGAEHPVRFTLTTEAGLNDGLAFPFVYLGLIVAAEGLNPGTWALDWFLRDIVYRIALGVGMGWVGGKALGYILFLVPRGAILAETGSGVIALAGVLLCYGSTELIEGYGFIAVAVLGLTLRRVEEDHHFHRQLHDFSESIEHALTALLLIALGAALPILFTDLTWTHFAVAVLLILVVRPLSGWIALLKSDLDTRDRAVVSLYGVRGIGSIYYLCYAGSHMEFTNEAQLWSLIALVILMSTVLHGFTVGWAMDTLKEE, from the coding sequence GTGCTGCACGAACCCTTTTTTGCCCTGAATTCCTATCACGTGGCGCTGGCCGTCATCGGCGTGATCGTGATCGTTGCGCGGTGGCTGCCACGTCTGATCTCCAAGCGCGAACCCGCGTCGGCGCCCTTGATGATCCTGTTCGGCGCTGGCGCCGCAATGCTGATCCCGGGGATGCCGACGCTGCCGGACCCCCGCCAGACGCCCTTGCCCTGGGAGCTGGTGAGCGAACTGACCGTCATTGTGGCGTTGTTCGGCGCAGGGATGCGCATCGACAGACTGCGTCCCTGGAAGCGCTGGATTGGCACATTCCGCATGCTCGCGATCGCGATGCCATTGACCATTCTGAGCGTCGCCCTGCTGGGGATCGGTCTTGTGGGGATGACGGCGGCCGGCGCGATATTGCTGGGCGCGGTGCTGGCGCCGACGGATCCGGTGCTGGCTGCCGATGTTCAGGTCGGACCGCCGCATGAAGGGGCGGAACATCCGGTACGGTTCACTTTGACCACGGAGGCAGGCCTGAACGACGGGCTGGCATTCCCCTTCGTCTATCTCGGGCTGATCGTGGCCGCCGAAGGCCTGAATCCTGGCACATGGGCTCTGGACTGGTTCCTGCGCGACATCGTCTATCGCATCGCTCTGGGTGTCGGCATGGGATGGGTCGGCGGAAAGGCTTTGGGATACATTCTTTTTCTGGTGCCAAGGGGAGCCATTCTCGCCGAAACCGGATCCGGGGTCATCGCCCTGGCGGGCGTGTTGCTCTGCTACGGCTCGACCGAACTGATCGAAGGGTATGGCTTCATCGCGGTTGCGGTTCTGGGCCTGACACTGCGGCGTGTCGAGGAAGACCATCATTTCCATCGGCAGTTGCACGACTTTTCGGAATCGATTGAACACGCGCTGACCGCGCTGCTGCTGATCGCGTTGGGCGCCGCCCTGCCGATCCTGTTCACCGATCTGACGTGGACGCATTTTGCCGTGGCTGTTTTGCTTATCTTGGTGGTTCGCCCGCTGTCGGGATGGATCGCTCTCCTGAAGTCGGATCTCGATACCCGGGACAGGGCTGTGGTTTCCCTCTACGGGGTCCGCGGCATCGGCTCGATCTACTACCTGTGCTACGCGGGGAGCCATATGGAGTTCACCAACGAGGCCCAGCTCTGGTCCCTCATCGCTCTTGTTATTCTGATGTCGACGGTCCTGCACGGGTTCACCGTCGGCTGGGCCATGGACACTCTGAAAGAAGAGTGA
- a CDS encoding LysE family translocator codes for MLEAVNLPIILVAALIAVASPGPATLAIAGTSMASGRRSGLALASGISCGSLTWSVAAAAGLSALMLANAWIFEVIRYCGAGYLMWLAVKSARSAMRPGDPPARDIREARLLRVFGRGLALHLTNPKAILFFGALYAIGVPAGTSPAALSFVILAVGLQSALAFHAIALLFSNKATMRGYMRLRRWFEGAFAIAFGAASLKILTARLN; via the coding sequence ATGCTCGAAGCCGTCAATCTGCCCATTATTCTTGTCGCCGCCCTGATCGCGGTGGCCAGTCCCGGCCCCGCGACGCTGGCGATCGCCGGCACCTCGATGGCGTCGGGCCGCAGGAGCGGTCTGGCGCTCGCATCCGGGATTTCCTGCGGATCGCTGACGTGGTCGGTCGCCGCGGCGGCGGGACTGTCGGCGCTCATGCTCGCCAACGCCTGGATATTCGAGGTTATCCGGTATTGCGGAGCGGGCTACCTGATGTGGCTGGCGGTCAAGTCGGCGCGTTCGGCGATGCGGCCGGGGGATCCGCCCGCCCGGGACATTCGCGAGGCACGGCTGCTGCGCGTGTTCGGCCGTGGACTGGCCCTTCACCTGACGAATCCCAAGGCCATTCTGTTCTTTGGAGCCCTCTATGCGATCGGTGTTCCGGCCGGGACAAGCCCCGCGGCACTTTCATTCGTCATCCTCGCGGTAGGCCTGCAGAGTGCTCTCGCCTTCCATGCGATCGCCTTGCTGTTTTCCAACAAGGCAACGATGCGCGGCTACATGCGCCTGCGCCGCTGGTTCGAAGGCGCCTTCGCGATCGCTTTCGGCGCTGCCAGCCTTAAAATTCTGACGGCGAGGCTGAACTAG
- a CDS encoding TetR/AcrR family transcriptional regulator yields MPQAQTIAEPESAFTPRQGDVLACALDLLVAGGEKALTTAGLARAANCSKESLYKWFGDRDGLLAAVITFQAAKVRTPGADTRAPSAEAYRERLEAFAQNLLEVLSGDVSLALNRLAIGQASSTEAPLGRLLIERGKRTVNARGQTLLETGRRFGYLAFDDPTDAYRTFYGLIVRDVHLRLMLGERLDGADADFAAQAKQAVKKFYRLFGP; encoded by the coding sequence ATGCCGCAGGCACAAACCATCGCAGAGCCGGAGAGCGCGTTCACGCCGCGCCAGGGCGATGTGCTGGCCTGCGCGCTGGACCTGCTGGTGGCCGGCGGCGAGAAGGCGCTGACCACGGCGGGGCTGGCGCGCGCCGCCAACTGCTCCAAGGAGTCGCTCTACAAATGGTTCGGCGACCGCGACGGACTGCTGGCCGCCGTGATCACCTTCCAGGCGGCCAAGGTGCGCACGCCGGGCGCGGACACGCGGGCGCCGAGCGCCGAGGCCTATCGCGAACGCCTCGAGGCGTTCGCGCAGAACCTGCTCGAGGTGCTCTCGGGCGACGTGTCGCTGGCGCTCAACCGGCTGGCGATCGGCCAGGCGTCGAGCACCGAAGCGCCGCTGGGCCGCCTGCTGATCGAGCGCGGCAAGCGCACGGTCAACGCCCGCGGCCAGACGCTGCTTGAGACGGGCCGCCGCTTCGGCTATCTCGCCTTTGACGACCCCACCGACGCCTACCGCACGTTCTACGGACTCATCGTGCGCGATGTGCATCTGCGCCTGATGCTCGGCGAACGGCTTGACGGCGCGGACGCCGATTTCGCCGCGCAGGCGAAACAGGCGGTGAAGAAGTTCTACAGGCTTTTTGGCCCCTGA
- the ilvC gene encoding ketol-acid reductoisomerase, giving the protein MRVYYDQDADLNLIKGKKVAIIGYGSQGRAHALNLKDSGAKELAVALREGSTTALKAEADGFKVMNVADAAAWADLMMMATPDELQGDIYRDHIAGNIRDGAAIAFAHGLNIHFGLIEAKSTVDVLMVAPKGPGHTVRGEYQKGGGVPCLVAVAQDASGNALDLALSYACGVGGGRSGIIETTFQEECETDLFGEQAVLCGGLVELIRAGFETLVEAGYAPEMAYFECLHEVKLIVDLIYEGGIANMNYSISNTAEWGEYVSGPRVVTSETKAEMKRILTDIQTGKFTSDWMQEYRAGGAKFKATRRLNDRHQIEEVGEKLRGMMPWIKSGALVDKSKN; this is encoded by the coding sequence ATGCGCGTTTATTACGATCAGGATGCCGACCTGAACCTCATCAAGGGCAAGAAGGTCGCCATCATCGGCTACGGCTCCCAGGGCCGCGCCCATGCGCTGAACCTGAAGGATTCCGGCGCCAAGGAACTGGCTGTCGCCCTTCGCGAAGGCTCGACGACCGCGCTGAAGGCCGAGGCCGACGGCTTCAAGGTCATGAACGTGGCCGACGCCGCTGCCTGGGCCGACCTGATGATGATGGCGACGCCTGACGAGCTGCAGGGCGACATCTACCGCGACCACATCGCCGGCAACATCCGCGACGGCGCGGCCATCGCCTTCGCACACGGCCTGAACATCCACTTCGGCCTGATCGAAGCAAAATCCACCGTCGACGTGCTGATGGTCGCGCCCAAGGGCCCCGGCCACACCGTGCGCGGCGAGTACCAGAAGGGCGGCGGCGTGCCCTGCCTCGTCGCCGTGGCGCAGGACGCCTCCGGCAACGCGCTCGACCTCGCCCTGTCCTACGCCTGCGGCGTCGGCGGCGGCCGCTCGGGCATCATCGAGACCACCTTCCAGGAAGAGTGCGAGACCGATCTCTTCGGCGAGCAGGCGGTGCTTTGCGGCGGCCTGGTCGAGCTGATCCGCGCCGGCTTCGAGACGCTGGTGGAAGCCGGCTACGCGCCGGAAATGGCCTATTTCGAGTGCCTGCACGAAGTGAAGCTGATCGTCGACCTGATCTACGAAGGCGGCATCGCCAACATGAACTACTCGATCTCCAACACGGCCGAGTGGGGCGAGTATGTGTCCGGCCCGCGCGTCGTCACCTCGGAGACCAAGGCGGAGATGAAGCGGATCCTCACCGACATCCAGACCGGCAAGTTCACGTCCGACTGGATGCAGGAATACCGCGCCGGCGGCGCCAAGTTCAAGGCGACCCGCCGCCTCAACGACCGTCACCAGATCGAGGAAGTCGGCGAGAAGCTCCGCGGCATGATGCCCTGGATCAAGTCCGGCGCCCTGGTCGACAAGTCGAAGAACTAA
- a CDS encoding tetratricopeptide repeat protein, whose product MESPIETFRNELSGDERRSGTHQNPISGADFDRIRAEAMLGDAHAQYQLALAFDDENGGRTDFAKAFEWFQKAADQQYPAAFSSLGWYYLRGIVVEADPEKAARLFWLSAELGDTWGGLQLGLSYLKGLGIAQSNLRAFFWVKWAAERGHPLALVNLARLYQMGWGTAADSQKALQYYLQAADGGADIAYAYIGLLYEHDDLGEPNIAKAVEYYKMGADLKDPRAQYYLGNMYYWGAGVDKDDVRAVEYFRLAAGQGWGDAKVSLGEANLKGRGVEQNVERAAALFQEAMEDNGNLRAGALFGYMLENGLGVAPDPARAVTLYRHVADEQMAVGQYLLGRCYTNGMGVEQDYTKARQYFREAADQGDSDAQFELGRLYTLGLGVAIDPAEAVRWYAKAADQGGSAALNALGVMYMNGAGVDQDHARALQLFEQASAADAPIAYANIGTLYQGGLGVEKNLTKAAEYFRKAAVSGEPHAQLLLGEAYFEGVGVETDHVEAFKWFQKAADQDDDVALSWLGYYAEKGFIGPQDPDGAIEWYRKAGEAGDLFSQRWLAEAYETGMGAEKNASYALKWRTAAGENGDAESAMIAAHQLEQGREIEPGLATAVRLYRAAADEGDVDAEVAWSRMQIEARGTAGDYWAGVRALGRVFQKHPIAASIAIKALFKVDGRPAGQRSRYRNLYFGIGLANGILLQKDVDRAENRLRLAADEWHPEPAAQYALAELLYAEFPGRAGAIAEALDLLIKAANAGYGGAQVALGATYFDGKLVEQDYDKAAWWFRLAGGKSPLGKARLGSLIARNLATPQAGEDGLAMLTEAAENGVGVAGVLLGDYWNLHAPKRDGERAVYWYERAARFGDAEGLVQIGRMYEAGRHVSKDPVKAFSYYERAAKAGEAQGYYRLGLSHLWGIGTDKDEVKALEWLQRATDRGVSGAQYELGIYILEKGNEPGQKAEGLALITVLAEKGDSLSQLELGRRYMQGDEVAADSSKALYWLEKAARQKPGRAYLRIGNCFYFGHCDGKDYSKALRYYTLAAEAGNTLSKNNVGWLYENGLGVAQNYEEAVKWYRRAVEEKNSYALVALGHLYREGKGVVQDDAEAVNLFRQAAAQDFEGGIVNLGWMMLQGRGVSRDTEQGLAMVRQGVEKEDLDALYFMGVLLEEGTLLPKDMANAVAYYRRAAQADSYRAQDALKRLGLSQEQSDAQ is encoded by the coding sequence GTGGAATCCCCGATTGAAACCTTTCGAAACGAGCTCAGTGGCGATGAGCGACGATCGGGGACCCACCAAAATCCGATCTCAGGCGCTGATTTCGACCGTATTCGCGCGGAGGCTATGCTTGGCGACGCGCATGCTCAGTATCAACTTGCTTTGGCCTTCGATGACGAGAATGGCGGGCGCACTGATTTCGCCAAGGCATTTGAATGGTTTCAAAAGGCGGCGGATCAGCAATATCCCGCGGCGTTTTCGAGCCTCGGCTGGTATTATCTGCGAGGAATTGTCGTTGAGGCTGATCCGGAAAAGGCCGCCCGACTTTTTTGGCTTTCGGCAGAGCTCGGCGATACGTGGGGTGGATTGCAACTCGGCCTGAGTTATCTCAAAGGTCTCGGTATCGCCCAGAGCAATCTGCGGGCGTTTTTCTGGGTGAAATGGGCTGCCGAAAGAGGCCATCCGTTGGCGCTCGTGAATTTGGCGCGCCTATATCAAATGGGTTGGGGAACAGCAGCAGATAGCCAGAAAGCGCTACAGTACTACCTGCAGGCTGCTGACGGTGGTGCTGACATTGCCTATGCGTATATCGGGCTTCTTTATGAGCACGATGACTTGGGTGAGCCGAATATCGCCAAAGCTGTCGAATATTACAAGATGGGCGCGGATCTTAAGGATCCGCGCGCTCAGTACTATCTTGGCAATATGTATTATTGGGGAGCAGGAGTTGATAAGGACGACGTCCGGGCCGTTGAGTATTTTCGTCTGGCGGCAGGTCAGGGCTGGGGTGATGCGAAAGTTTCGCTGGGAGAGGCTAATCTCAAGGGGCGCGGCGTCGAGCAAAATGTTGAACGCGCCGCCGCGCTCTTTCAGGAGGCCATGGAAGATAATGGAAACCTCCGTGCCGGGGCTCTCTTCGGTTATATGCTGGAGAATGGACTTGGCGTTGCGCCGGATCCGGCACGAGCGGTGACTCTCTATCGTCACGTCGCCGACGAACAGATGGCTGTCGGCCAGTATCTCCTTGGGCGTTGCTACACAAACGGTATGGGGGTTGAGCAAGACTATACGAAGGCCAGACAGTATTTCCGTGAAGCTGCAGACCAGGGAGACAGCGATGCCCAGTTTGAACTTGGTCGGTTGTACACTTTGGGCCTCGGTGTCGCGATTGATCCAGCCGAAGCTGTGCGCTGGTATGCGAAGGCCGCGGATCAGGGAGGTAGCGCTGCCCTGAACGCGCTTGGCGTGATGTATATGAATGGCGCAGGCGTCGACCAGGACCATGCCCGTGCGCTCCAGCTGTTCGAACAAGCCTCGGCGGCGGATGCGCCAATTGCCTATGCGAATATAGGCACCCTGTATCAGGGAGGGCTGGGCGTTGAAAAAAATCTCACGAAAGCAGCCGAATACTTTCGGAAGGCCGCCGTGTCTGGAGAGCCTCACGCTCAACTTCTGTTAGGTGAAGCCTATTTTGAAGGCGTCGGTGTCGAGACAGACCATGTTGAGGCTTTCAAATGGTTTCAGAAGGCGGCCGACCAGGACGATGACGTTGCGCTTTCGTGGCTTGGTTATTATGCCGAGAAGGGATTTATCGGACCGCAGGATCCCGACGGAGCCATTGAGTGGTATCGCAAGGCTGGGGAGGCGGGCGATCTCTTCAGTCAGCGATGGCTGGCAGAAGCCTACGAGACCGGAATGGGGGCGGAGAAAAATGCATCGTACGCCTTGAAGTGGCGCACAGCCGCTGGCGAAAACGGCGACGCGGAATCAGCGATGATCGCGGCGCATCAACTCGAGCAGGGCAGGGAAATTGAGCCGGGCCTGGCGACCGCGGTGCGGCTCTATCGCGCCGCTGCCGATGAGGGCGATGTTGACGCGGAGGTCGCGTGGAGCCGGATGCAGATTGAGGCGCGTGGTACTGCAGGTGACTATTGGGCAGGCGTTCGCGCGCTGGGTCGCGTCTTTCAAAAACATCCGATTGCCGCTTCAATCGCCATTAAAGCGCTGTTCAAAGTGGATGGTCGTCCGGCCGGACAGAGATCTCGCTATCGTAATCTCTATTTTGGCATCGGGCTCGCAAATGGAATTTTGTTACAGAAGGACGTCGACCGGGCTGAGAACCGTTTGCGGTTGGCCGCTGATGAATGGCACCCTGAGCCGGCTGCCCAGTATGCGCTTGCTGAACTGCTCTATGCGGAATTTCCGGGCCGCGCGGGGGCCATTGCAGAGGCCCTCGACTTGCTGATCAAAGCTGCAAATGCGGGTTATGGAGGGGCACAAGTCGCGCTTGGCGCGACCTACTTTGACGGCAAGCTTGTTGAGCAGGACTATGATAAGGCCGCTTGGTGGTTTCGCCTCGCGGGCGGCAAGTCGCCGTTAGGAAAAGCACGGCTTGGTTCTCTCATTGCCAGAAATCTGGCGACCCCTCAGGCGGGAGAGGACGGATTGGCGATGCTCACGGAGGCTGCTGAAAACGGCGTAGGTGTCGCGGGCGTATTACTTGGTGACTACTGGAATCTGCACGCGCCGAAGCGGGATGGAGAGCGCGCTGTATATTGGTATGAGCGTGCTGCGCGCTTCGGTGATGCGGAGGGGCTCGTTCAGATCGGTCGAATGTATGAAGCCGGCAGACATGTTTCCAAGGACCCTGTCAAGGCATTCAGCTATTACGAACGGGCGGCCAAAGCTGGGGAGGCTCAGGGTTATTATCGACTGGGATTGAGCCATCTTTGGGGTATCGGAACCGATAAAGATGAAGTCAAAGCGCTCGAGTGGTTGCAGCGAGCGACGGATCGCGGCGTTTCGGGTGCGCAATACGAACTTGGCATCTACATTCTCGAAAAGGGGAACGAACCAGGACAGAAGGCGGAAGGTCTTGCCCTGATCACGGTTCTTGCTGAAAAAGGTGACTCTTTGTCTCAACTCGAATTGGGCCGACGATACATGCAGGGTGATGAGGTGGCGGCGGACTCCAGCAAGGCGCTGTATTGGTTGGAAAAAGCCGCGAGGCAAAAGCCTGGTCGGGCTTACCTGAGGATCGGCAACTGCTTTTACTTCGGCCATTGCGACGGGAAAGATTATTCGAAGGCTTTAAGATACTACACTTTGGCCGCGGAGGCGGGAAACACGCTGTCCAAAAACAACGTTGGTTGGCTGTACGAGAACGGACTTGGTGTCGCGCAGAACTATGAAGAGGCGGTCAAGTGGTATCGAAGAGCCGTCGAAGAAAAGAACAGCTATGCGCTGGTCGCCCTTGGTCATCTGTATCGCGAGGGTAAAGGTGTCGTGCAGGATGATGCTGAAGCCGTCAATCTGTTTCGGCAAGCCGCTGCGCAGGATTTCGAGGGTGGCATTGTCAATCTCGGCTGGATGATGCTGCAGGGGCGTGGCGTGTCACGAGACACCGAGCAAGGACTGGCCATGGTTCGGCAAGGCGTTGAAAAAGAGGATCTAGACGCGCTGTATTTTATGGGCGTGCTCTTGGAGGAGGGGACGTTGCTTCCCAAGGACATGGCGAACGCTGTCGCCTATTATCGCCGCGCTGCGCAGGCTGATAGTTATCGCGCTCAGGATGCCTTGAAACGCCTCGGACTGTCGCAGGAACAGTCCGACGCGCAGTAG